A window of Mycobacteriales bacterium contains these coding sequences:
- a CDS encoding GNAT family protein produces MYAGSLVRLRAPEARDVDDFHAWFNDPEVTATLGARYPVTLRAEREWVEQHGVVSYGSAHFSIETLDGVLLGSCSLASTAVPENRGAELGITIGNKAYWGRGYGTDAVRTLCRFGFEEMNLHRIELLVFAHHAAARRVYEKVGFAVEAVAREAHWGEGRWYDDVHMALLEGGLR; encoded by the coding sequence GTGTACGCGGGGTCGCTCGTCCGGCTGCGCGCGCCGGAGGCGCGTGACGTCGACGACTTCCACGCGTGGTTCAACGACCCCGAGGTGACCGCCACCCTCGGCGCGCGGTACCCGGTCACGCTGCGGGCCGAGCGCGAGTGGGTCGAGCAGCACGGCGTCGTGAGCTACGGCAGCGCGCACTTCTCGATCGAGACCCTCGACGGCGTCCTGCTCGGCTCGTGCAGCCTGGCCAGCACGGCGGTGCCGGAGAACCGCGGCGCCGAGCTCGGCATCACCATCGGCAACAAGGCGTACTGGGGCCGCGGCTACGGCACCGACGCGGTGCGGACGCTCTGCCGCTTCGGGTTCGAGGAGATGAACCTCCACCGCATCGAGCTGCTCGTGTTCGCCCACCACGCGGCCGCGCGGCGCGTCTACGAGAAGGTCGGCTTCGCCGTCGAGGCGGTCGCGCGGGAGGCCCACTGGGGCGAGGGCCGCTGGTACGACGACGTGCACATGGCGCTGCTCGAGGGCGGGCTGCGGTGA
- a CDS encoding GNAT family protein has product MIAGALVTLRARAPGDVEHARRWYADPGTTRWLLMPYPFGPESFEVPGEPMSFADARFTVVDTATGTPVGTAGLVEASPERRLATAFLVIGDAAYRGRGYGTDTMRTLCRFGFEQMNLDRVELEVVAGNARAVALYERLGFVREVHRRRALWIDGAWHDEYLMGLLRGELR; this is encoded by the coding sequence GTGATCGCCGGCGCGCTGGTGACGTTGCGGGCGCGGGCCCCCGGCGACGTCGAGCACGCCCGCCGCTGGTACGCCGACCCGGGGACGACCCGGTGGCTGCTCATGCCGTACCCGTTCGGGCCGGAGTCGTTCGAGGTGCCGGGCGAGCCGATGTCGTTCGCGGACGCGCGGTTCACGGTCGTGGACACCGCGACCGGCACGCCGGTCGGCACCGCCGGGCTGGTCGAGGCGTCGCCGGAGCGCCGGCTGGCGACGGCGTTCCTCGTCATCGGCGACGCCGCCTACCGCGGCCGCGGCTACGGCACCGACACGATGCGCACGCTGTGCCGCTTCGGGTTCGAGCAGATGAACCTCGACCGGGTCGAGCTCGAGGTCGTCGCCGGCAACGCCCGCGCCGTCGCGCTCTACGAACGCCTCGGCTTCGTCCGCGAGGTGCACCGCCGCCGCGCGCTGTGGATCGACGGCGCCTGGCACGACGAGTACCTCATGGGCCTGCTGCGCGGGGAGCTGCGGTGA
- a CDS encoding DEAD/DEAH box helicase has translation MTLATASYDPSPPLRAWQRRALVAYLQRRPQDFLAVATPGAGKTTFALRVAAELLADHTVQAVTVVTPTEHLKSQWALAAAAAGIPLDPTFSNAVARTSRDFTGVAVTYAQVAAHPMLHRARTEARRTLVILDEIHHAGDAKSWGDAVREAFGPAARRLALTGTPFRSDTNPIPFVTYEAGADGIQRSSADHSYGYADALRDRVVRPVLFLAYSGEMRWRTSAGDEVAATLGADLTPDAVNAAWRTALDPKGEWIPTVLQAADQRLTAKRREMPDAGGLVIASDHASARSYAALLRRITGEAPAVVLSDDPKASGKIAAFGASNDRWLVAVRMVSEGVDVPRLAVGVYATSVSTPLFFAQAVGRFVRARTPRETASVFLPSVPTLLALAAEMEVERDHALQRPLRDGEWDDDLLREANTTRTTPDLDAPGFEALGASAHLDRVIFDGADYGSTAAPGTPEEEEYLGLPGLLDADQVAVLLQRRQAEQQAALRRRKEEPRALTPHEELAALRRELNGLVNSRTLRTGLSQAVIHAELRRACGGPPTAEASIDELRKRIAYLRG, from the coding sequence GTGACGCTCGCGACCGCCTCGTACGACCCGTCCCCGCCGCTGCGCGCCTGGCAGCGGCGCGCGCTCGTCGCCTACCTCCAGCGCCGCCCCCAGGACTTCCTGGCGGTCGCGACGCCGGGCGCGGGCAAGACGACGTTCGCGCTCCGGGTCGCGGCCGAGCTGCTCGCCGACCACACGGTCCAGGCGGTGACGGTGGTGACGCCGACGGAGCACCTGAAGAGCCAGTGGGCGCTCGCCGCGGCGGCGGCCGGGATCCCGCTGGACCCGACGTTCAGCAACGCCGTCGCGCGGACCAGCCGCGACTTCACCGGCGTGGCGGTGACGTACGCGCAGGTGGCGGCGCACCCGATGCTGCACCGGGCGCGCACGGAGGCGCGGCGGACGCTGGTGATCCTCGACGAGATCCACCACGCGGGCGACGCGAAGTCGTGGGGCGACGCGGTCCGGGAGGCGTTCGGGCCGGCGGCGCGGCGGCTGGCGCTGACGGGCACGCCGTTCCGCAGCGACACCAACCCGATCCCGTTCGTCACGTACGAGGCGGGCGCGGACGGCATCCAGCGCAGCAGCGCGGACCACTCCTACGGCTACGCCGACGCGTTGCGCGACCGGGTCGTGCGGCCGGTGCTGTTCCTCGCGTACAGCGGCGAGATGCGCTGGCGCACGTCGGCGGGCGACGAGGTCGCCGCGACGCTCGGCGCCGACCTGACGCCCGACGCGGTCAACGCAGCCTGGCGCACCGCGCTGGACCCGAAGGGCGAGTGGATCCCGACCGTCCTCCAGGCGGCCGACCAGCGGCTGACCGCGAAGCGGCGGGAGATGCCCGACGCGGGCGGCTTGGTCATCGCGAGCGACCACGCCAGCGCGCGGTCGTACGCCGCGCTGCTGCGGCGGATCACCGGCGAGGCGCCGGCGGTGGTGCTCTCCGACGACCCGAAGGCGTCCGGCAAGATCGCGGCGTTCGGCGCCTCGAACGACCGCTGGCTGGTGGCGGTGCGGATGGTGTCGGAGGGCGTCGACGTGCCGCGCCTCGCGGTCGGCGTCTACGCGACGAGCGTGTCGACGCCGCTGTTCTTCGCGCAGGCGGTGGGGCGGTTCGTGCGGGCGCGGACGCCGCGGGAGACGGCGAGCGTGTTCCTGCCGAGCGTGCCGACGCTGCTCGCGCTCGCCGCCGAGATGGAGGTCGAGCGCGACCACGCGCTGCAACGCCCGCTGCGCGACGGCGAGTGGGACGACGACCTGCTCCGCGAGGCCAACACGACGCGCACGACGCCGGACCTCGACGCGCCCGGGTTCGAGGCGCTCGGCGCGTCGGCGCACCTGGACCGCGTCATCTTCGACGGCGCCGACTACGGCTCCACCGCCGCGCCCGGCACGCCCGAGGAGGAGGAGTACCTGGGCCTGCCGGGGCTGCTCGACGCCGACCAGGTGGCGGTGCTGCTGCAACGCCGCCAGGCCGAGCAGCAGGCCGCGCTGCGGCGGCGCAAGGAGGAGCCGCGGGCGTTGACGCCGCACGAGGAGCTGGCGGCGTTGCGGCGCGAGCTGAACGGCCTGGTCAACTCCCGCACGCTGCGCACCGGCCTCTCCCAGGCGGTGATCCACGCCGAGCTGCGCCGCGCCTGCGGCGGCCCGCCGACGGCCGAGGCGAGCATCGACGAGCTGCGGAAGCGGATCGCGTACCTTCGGGGGTAG
- a CDS encoding SMP-30/gluconolactonase/LRE family protein — protein sequence MPGPRIEPRRWTPPPIPARARLSAGADRFPPLDLIPLPGAAPEDVVVDAAGRLLTGVAGGAILRVDPESRRVEQVGDVGGRPLGLEVLRDGRVLVCHDQRGLLRLDPDTGAVETLVESVAGERLLFTSNAVEAGDGTVYFTQSSRRFGFDHYRADLLEHSGTGRAFRLDPNGDVDVVADGLDFANGVALGAREESLVVAETAAYRLTRITLAGERAGERRPLVDNLPGFPDNIARGPSGLIWVAMPNPRDRRLDAALPRAPWLRRAVWRFPERLQPQPARTVWVLGVNEYGVIQKDFQAPGDRYAFATGVAEHGGRLYLASLSESALAVLDLDGHAPETEAQVAARYAARDADRDVARAADEAEWATVRQALADAGVDPVDLGRFVNDTTHLRGSTFDERAAMPVLLDLLPRLDRPRVVDSVAMHLNGAWARPGAYGALLAAFRRWAPEHPTTGWHVADALVTAADASRLDDLLAIAADPRYGTARQPVVEKLWRFRKDPRVAPAVTALLDDPDVARQAASALRRAVSRPRKKA from the coding sequence GTGCCCGGCCCGCGGATCGAACCCAGGCGGTGGACGCCGCCGCCGATCCCGGCGCGCGCGCGGCTGAGCGCCGGCGCGGACCGGTTCCCGCCGCTCGACCTGATCCCGCTGCCCGGCGCCGCGCCGGAGGACGTCGTCGTGGACGCGGCCGGGCGGCTGCTCACCGGCGTCGCCGGCGGCGCGATCCTGCGCGTCGACCCGGAGAGCAGGCGCGTCGAGCAGGTCGGCGACGTGGGCGGCCGGCCGCTCGGGCTCGAGGTGCTGCGCGACGGGCGGGTGCTGGTCTGCCACGACCAGCGGGGGCTGCTCCGGCTCGACCCCGACACGGGCGCGGTCGAGACGCTGGTGGAAAGCGTGGCGGGGGAGCGGCTGCTGTTCACGAGCAACGCCGTGGAGGCCGGCGACGGCACGGTGTACTTCACGCAGTCGTCGCGGCGGTTCGGCTTCGACCACTACCGCGCGGACCTGCTAGAGCACAGCGGGACCGGGCGCGCGTTCCGGCTGGACCCGAACGGCGACGTCGACGTCGTCGCCGACGGCCTCGACTTCGCGAACGGCGTCGCGCTCGGCGCGCGCGAGGAGTCGCTGGTGGTGGCGGAGACGGCGGCGTACCGGCTGACGCGGATCACGTTGGCCGGCGAGCGCGCGGGGGAGCGGCGGCCGCTGGTCGACAACCTGCCCGGCTTCCCGGACAACATCGCGCGCGGCCCGTCCGGCCTGATCTGGGTGGCGATGCCGAACCCGCGCGACCGCCGCCTCGACGCGGCGCTGCCGCGCGCGCCGTGGCTGCGCCGGGCGGTCTGGCGCTTCCCCGAACGCCTCCAGCCGCAGCCGGCGCGCACGGTCTGGGTGCTCGGCGTCAACGAGTACGGCGTCATCCAGAAGGACTTCCAGGCGCCGGGGGACCGGTACGCGTTCGCGACCGGCGTCGCCGAGCACGGCGGCCGGCTGTACCTGGCGAGCCTGTCGGAGAGCGCGCTCGCGGTGCTCGACCTCGACGGGCACGCGCCGGAGACCGAGGCGCAGGTCGCCGCGCGGTACGCCGCCCGCGACGCGGACCGCGACGTCGCGCGCGCCGCCGACGAGGCGGAGTGGGCGACGGTGCGGCAGGCGCTCGCCGACGCGGGCGTCGACCCGGTGGACCTGGGGCGGTTCGTCAACGACACGACGCACCTGCGCGGGTCGACGTTCGACGAGCGCGCGGCGATGCCGGTGCTGCTCGACCTGCTGCCCCGGCTGGACCGGCCGCGCGTCGTCGACTCGGTCGCGATGCACCTCAACGGCGCGTGGGCGCGGCCGGGCGCGTACGGCGCGCTGCTGGCGGCGTTCCGCCGCTGGGCGCCGGAGCACCCGACCACGGGGTGGCACGTCGCCGACGCGCTCGTCACGGCGGCCGACGCGAGCCGGCTGGACGACCTGCTCGCGATCGCCGCGGACCCGCGCTACGGCACCGCGCGGCAGCCGGTGGTGGAGAAGCTGTGGCGGTTCCGCAAGGACCCGCGCGTGGCGCCCGCCGTGACGGCGCTGCTGGACGACCCGGACGTCGCGCGGCAGGCGGCGTCGGCGCTGCGCCGCGCCGTCAGCCGCCCGCGGAAGAAGGCGTGA
- the thiS gene encoding sulfur carrier protein ThiS, whose product MLVRVNGAEREVADGTTLPALLADLGLGVGWVVVERNGTALLRAETERTVLADGDVLEIVRAVAGG is encoded by the coding sequence ATGCTGGTCCGGGTCAACGGCGCCGAGCGCGAGGTCGCGGACGGCACGACGCTGCCCGCGCTGCTCGCCGACCTCGGCCTCGGCGTCGGCTGGGTCGTGGTCGAGCGCAACGGCACGGCGTTGCTGCGCGCGGAGACCGAACGCACCGTCCTCGCCGACGGCGACGTGCTGGAGATCGTGCGGGCGGTGGCCGGTGGCTGA
- a CDS encoding UvrD-helicase domain-containing protein produces MVAGESAWRHAEDCRRRALEYGRLAGEYAAEAERFELAGRTEAQVGWRLSALDVYGWTLLADRRWPGTRDANVDAISVGPGGVLVVDVKAWAEPRVEDGRLYRGDEDCQDALDAVTAIAELAEQSAGEVGLAPLAVVPVIVLAGQRGLNATLGRVAVIGEYDLPRYCVSRGRRLDEEQRAQVLEVLERDFPPYDAPPALFSPVVADPVLPAVQPELFDVDELVAADLASVLAEPIESWMTWLHPDQARLVARSWNGPSRITGPAGTGKTVVGLHRVAYLARTRPGRLLWVSYVKTLSRTMRACYERMAPDTLERVDFTNLHAWAHGLLRDRGVAVRVDPAAARAAFDGAWERVGERGALRNVDQSRTYWREEIDRVVKGRGLTAFAQYRDLDRIGRRTALRAEHRKALWDLYEAYEAALREARAHDFNDVLAMALAEVRARPLDPEYAAVVVDEVQDLTCVGLRLLHAVSGDRPDALVLIGDGTQAVYPGGFTFAEAGVAVVGRSVRLRTNYRNAAEILAAAARVGATAAYDDGDAADDGATTVVRPGGRAVPHEARTVREHDDALVAALRHALARPGVRRSDVAVLAAHRHVVGRYLRLLRRVGLDVVDLADHDGRPDDRVRVGTFKRAKGLEFKYVLLPQLDPGDLPRQPDESDAAYRERRELAARELYVGMTRARDGLWLGTVAEEARATA; encoded by the coding sequence ATGGTTGCGGGGGAGTCGGCCTGGCGGCACGCCGAGGACTGCCGGCGCCGGGCGCTGGAGTACGGCCGCCTGGCGGGCGAGTATGCCGCCGAGGCCGAGCGGTTCGAGCTGGCCGGGCGGACCGAGGCGCAGGTGGGCTGGCGGCTGTCCGCCCTCGACGTGTATGGCTGGACGCTGCTCGCCGACCGCCGCTGGCCCGGCACTCGCGATGCCAACGTCGACGCCATCTCGGTCGGCCCCGGCGGTGTCCTCGTGGTGGACGTCAAGGCGTGGGCGGAGCCGCGGGTCGAGGACGGGCGGCTGTACCGCGGGGACGAGGACTGCCAGGACGCCCTCGACGCGGTCACGGCGATCGCCGAGCTCGCCGAGCAGAGCGCCGGCGAGGTCGGGCTGGCGCCGTTGGCGGTCGTCCCGGTGATCGTGCTGGCCGGTCAGCGCGGCTTGAACGCGACCCTGGGACGCGTGGCGGTGATCGGCGAGTACGACCTGCCCCGCTACTGCGTCTCCCGCGGCAGGCGGCTGGACGAGGAGCAGCGCGCGCAGGTGCTCGAGGTGCTCGAACGTGACTTCCCGCCGTACGACGCGCCGCCCGCGCTGTTCTCGCCCGTCGTCGCCGACCCGGTGCTGCCGGCCGTGCAGCCGGAGCTGTTCGACGTGGACGAGCTGGTGGCGGCGGACCTGGCGTCGGTGCTCGCGGAGCCGATCGAGTCGTGGATGACGTGGCTGCACCCGGACCAGGCGCGCCTGGTGGCGAGGTCGTGGAACGGCCCGTCCCGCATCACCGGCCCCGCCGGGACCGGCAAGACGGTCGTGGGGCTGCACCGTGTGGCGTACCTGGCGCGCACGCGGCCGGGACGGCTGCTCTGGGTCTCGTACGTGAAGACGCTGTCGCGCACGATGCGCGCTTGCTACGAGCGCATGGCCCCGGACACGCTGGAACGCGTGGACTTCACGAACCTCCACGCCTGGGCGCACGGCCTGCTGCGCGACCGCGGCGTGGCGGTGCGCGTCGATCCGGCCGCCGCCCGCGCGGCGTTCGACGGCGCCTGGGAGAGGGTCGGCGAGCGGGGCGCGCTGCGCAACGTCGACCAGTCGAGGACGTACTGGCGCGAGGAGATCGACCGGGTCGTGAAGGGGCGTGGGCTGACGGCGTTCGCGCAGTACCGCGACCTCGACCGGATCGGCCGGCGGACGGCGTTGCGGGCCGAACACCGGAAGGCGCTGTGGGACCTGTACGAGGCGTACGAGGCGGCGTTGCGCGAGGCACGCGCGCACGACTTCAACGACGTGCTCGCGATGGCGCTGGCCGAGGTACGCGCCCGGCCACTGGACCCGGAGTACGCCGCGGTCGTGGTGGACGAGGTCCAGGACCTCACCTGCGTCGGCCTCCGGCTGCTGCACGCCGTCAGCGGCGACCGGCCGGACGCGCTGGTGCTGATCGGCGACGGGACGCAGGCGGTCTACCCGGGCGGGTTCACGTTCGCGGAGGCCGGTGTCGCGGTCGTGGGGCGTTCGGTGCGGCTGCGGACGAACTACCGCAACGCGGCCGAGATCCTGGCCGCGGCGGCGCGGGTCGGTGCCACGGCGGCGTACGACGACGGCGACGCCGCCGACGACGGGGCCACCACGGTGGTGCGACCGGGCGGTCGCGCCGTGCCGCACGAGGCGCGGACCGTGCGTGAGCACGACGACGCGCTGGTCGCGGCGCTCCGCCACGCACTCGCGCGGCCGGGCGTACGGCGTAGCGACGTCGCGGTGCTGGCCGCGCACCGTCACGTCGTCGGCCGCTACCTCCGGCTGCTGCGCCGCGTGGGTCTCGACGTGGTCGACCTCGCCGACCACGACGGGCGGCCGGACGACCGCGTACGGGTGGGCACGTTCAAGCGTGCGAAGGGGCTGGAGTTCAAGTACGTGCTCCTGCCGCAGCTCGACCCCGGCGACCTACCGCGGCAGCCGGACGAGAGCGACGCCGCCTACCGCGAGCGCCGCGAGCTCGCCGCGCGCGAGCTCTACGTGGGCATGACGCGGGCGCGCGACGGCCTGTGGCTGGGGACGGTGGCCGAGGAGGCGCGGGCCACGGCCTGA
- the dcm gene encoding DNA (cytosine-5-)-methyltransferase → MPAHDVVEICAGAGGQSLGLHLAGFRHRLAVELDATAAQTLALNLARLHEDPDIACDHAPDIVRVGDVADPDVWHPEDYEGVDLLAGGVPCPPFSVAGKQLGAADERDLFAWAVELAGRVRPRAVMLENVRGLASPRFAGYRQAIADRLHELGYWSEWRMLQAADFGVPQLRPRFVLIALRPEVAPYWSWPEEERTDLTVGEVLLDLVSAGGWSGAADWATRRATGIAPTIVGGSKKHGGPDLGPTRAKRAWAELGVDAHGIADAPPPRTAPKSHLPRLTTDMVARLQGWYGGEYRWDFVGRKTSVYRQIGNAFPPPVARALGVQLRRAFAAQGEPVRVAGRHEPHDLVYQILRDADEFVTESRILERAGGLIEAGELRRRVELLDRDFVIFDLEINGERAWRLGDFRAFRGQEDHPRHAVFADRSRLSRIS, encoded by the coding sequence GTGCCCGCACACGACGTCGTCGAGATCTGCGCCGGAGCCGGCGGTCAGTCGCTGGGGCTTCATCTTGCCGGGTTCCGTCACCGGCTGGCCGTCGAGCTGGACGCGACAGCAGCACAGACTCTGGCGCTGAACCTCGCGAGGCTGCACGAAGATCCCGACATCGCCTGTGATCACGCGCCCGACATCGTCCGGGTCGGTGACGTCGCGGACCCCGATGTATGGCACCCGGAGGATTACGAGGGGGTCGACCTTCTCGCCGGCGGCGTCCCGTGCCCGCCGTTCTCGGTGGCTGGGAAGCAGCTGGGCGCGGCCGACGAACGCGATCTCTTCGCGTGGGCAGTCGAGCTCGCGGGGCGTGTCCGGCCGCGGGCGGTGATGCTGGAGAACGTCCGCGGTCTCGCCTCGCCACGATTCGCCGGATACCGCCAGGCGATCGCCGACCGGCTGCACGAGCTCGGGTACTGGTCGGAGTGGCGCATGCTTCAGGCCGCGGATTTCGGAGTCCCCCAGCTACGGCCGCGGTTCGTGCTGATCGCGTTGCGGCCGGAGGTCGCGCCGTACTGGTCGTGGCCGGAGGAGGAGCGGACGGACCTGACGGTGGGGGAGGTGCTGCTCGACCTCGTGAGTGCTGGCGGGTGGAGTGGCGCGGCTGACTGGGCCACGCGGCGCGCCACCGGGATCGCGCCCACGATCGTCGGCGGCAGCAAGAAGCACGGGGGTCCCGACCTCGGCCCGACACGCGCGAAGCGTGCGTGGGCAGAGCTCGGGGTCGACGCGCACGGCATCGCCGACGCCCCGCCGCCACGGACTGCGCCAAAGTCGCACCTGCCACGGCTGACCACCGACATGGTGGCACGGTTGCAGGGGTGGTACGGAGGTGAGTACCGGTGGGACTTCGTCGGCCGGAAGACGAGTGTGTACCGGCAGATCGGTAACGCCTTCCCGCCGCCTGTCGCGCGTGCCCTTGGCGTGCAGCTGCGGCGTGCGTTCGCGGCGCAGGGGGAGCCGGTGCGCGTGGCCGGCCGTCACGAGCCACACGACCTCGTCTACCAGATCCTCCGGGACGCCGATGAGTTCGTGACGGAGAGCCGGATCCTCGAACGTGCGGGTGGCCTGATCGAGGCCGGGGAGCTGCGGCGGCGGGTGGAGCTGCTGGATCGCGACTTCGTGATCTTCGACCTCGAGATCAACGGTGAACGGGCGTGGCGGCTGGGCGACTTCCGCGCGTTCCGCGGGCAGGAGGACCATCCCCGGCACGCGGTGTTCGCCGACCGTTCGCGGCTGTCCCGGATCTCCTGA
- a CDS encoding GNAT family protein: protein MTYHGERVTLRAREPDDGVALHRWMSDPETIRWWDRIYPPLPAELMSARLAAAPAMSFEQVWFSVVARDTGELIGLCGLIAPSREHRHAELAVMIGEPAYRGRGYGTDATRTLCRFAFDRMNLVRVSLSVFPGNVAGRRAYERVGFVEEGVRRQAYYRDGRYHDLVQMAVFPETLTPSSAGG, encoded by the coding sequence GTGACCTACCACGGCGAGCGGGTGACGTTGCGGGCGCGCGAGCCGGACGACGGGGTCGCGCTGCACCGGTGGATGTCCGACCCGGAGACCATCCGGTGGTGGGACCGCATCTACCCGCCGTTGCCGGCGGAGCTGATGTCGGCGCGGCTCGCGGCCGCTCCCGCGATGTCGTTCGAGCAGGTGTGGTTCTCCGTCGTCGCCCGCGACACCGGCGAGCTGATCGGGCTCTGCGGGCTGATCGCGCCGTCGCGCGAGCACCGGCACGCCGAGCTCGCCGTGATGATCGGCGAGCCCGCCTACCGCGGCCGCGGCTACGGCACCGACGCGACGCGCACGCTCTGCCGGTTCGCGTTCGACCGGATGAACCTCGTCCGCGTCTCCCTCTCCGTCTTCCCCGGCAACGTCGCCGGGCGGCGCGCGTACGAACGCGTCGGGTTCGTCGAGGAGGGCGTGCGGCGGCAGGCGTACTACCGGGACGGCCGCTACCACGACCTCGTGCAGATGGCGGTGTTCCCGGAGACCCTCACGCCTTCTTCCGCGGGCGGCTGA
- a CDS encoding NaeI family type II restriction endonuclease has protein sequence MRDPELDLVFGYLEELDPLGERFDRVIRGTFDQLYDGQRTGRYDPRDLYKTERTHCGTLIEINTHREFRFGNGAVLDYLIEGTEVDCKYSQTLGGWMIPPEALGHLCLVVTASDTRSLFWVGIVRVQPELLNEGRNRDQKRSLNVEGRRSIRWLHYERPLTENLLLQLSEEERYEIVARYPGRNGQRRINELFRRVQGRVITRTVVATVAQQDDYMKRVRGNGGARSHLREEGIVILGDYQAHQRVARDLGIVEPRAGGFVSVRLVPADEPGPAQTELDGRLWRVADPGDPVVEAPLLPDVRRGASE, from the coding sequence ATGCGTGATCCCGAGCTGGACCTCGTGTTCGGGTACCTCGAGGAGCTCGACCCGCTGGGTGAACGGTTCGATCGCGTCATCCGCGGCACGTTCGACCAGCTCTACGACGGCCAGCGCACCGGGCGCTACGACCCGCGCGACCTGTACAAGACGGAGCGGACGCACTGCGGGACGCTGATCGAGATCAACACGCACCGGGAGTTCCGGTTCGGCAACGGCGCGGTGCTCGACTACCTGATCGAGGGAACTGAGGTCGACTGCAAGTACAGCCAGACCCTCGGCGGCTGGATGATCCCGCCCGAGGCGCTCGGCCACCTGTGCCTCGTCGTGACCGCGTCGGACACCCGGTCCCTGTTCTGGGTCGGGATCGTGCGCGTCCAGCCGGAGCTGCTCAACGAAGGCCGGAACCGGGACCAGAAGCGATCCCTCAACGTGGAGGGCAGGAGGAGCATCCGCTGGTTGCACTACGAGCGGCCCCTCACGGAGAACCTGTTGCTGCAGCTGTCCGAAGAGGAACGCTACGAGATCGTCGCCCGGTACCCCGGCCGGAACGGGCAGCGGCGGATCAACGAGCTGTTCCGTCGCGTCCAGGGGCGAGTCATCACCCGCACCGTCGTCGCCACCGTTGCGCAGCAGGACGACTACATGAAGCGGGTCCGCGGCAACGGCGGCGCCCGCTCCCACCTTCGCGAGGAAGGCATCGTCATCCTCGGCGACTACCAGGCCCATCAGCGGGTCGCGCGTGACCTGGGGATCGTGGAGCCGCGGGCAGGCGGATTCGTGAGCGTGCGCCTCGTTCCGGCCGATGAGCCGGGCCCGGCTCAGACCGAGCTGGACGGTCGGCTGTGGCGGGTGGCGGACCCGGGTGATCCCGTGGTCGAGGCGCCGTTGCTGCCCGACGTGCGCCGCGGCGCTTCCGAGTGA
- a CDS encoding GNAT family protein, with the protein MTGDLVRLRAMDPADADAQHRWFNDPEVRRHLAWRYPIARDALAARLQGAATASFANPRFSVERRDTGELIGYAALRDVTPESRNGELDLVIGERSAWGQGFGTDTTRVLCRYAFATLGLHRVHLWVFAEHAAAVRAYEKAGFVREGVARDRFWKGGRWHDCLLMGRLATDPEPAP; encoded by the coding sequence GTGACCGGCGACCTGGTCCGGCTCCGCGCGATGGACCCCGCCGATGCGGACGCGCAGCACCGGTGGTTCAACGACCCGGAGGTGCGCCGGCACCTCGCCTGGCGGTACCCGATCGCGCGCGACGCGCTCGCCGCGCGGCTCCAGGGCGCGGCCACGGCGTCGTTCGCGAACCCGCGCTTCTCCGTCGAACGCCGCGACACCGGCGAGCTGATCGGCTACGCGGCGCTGCGCGACGTCACCCCCGAGAGCCGCAACGGCGAGCTGGACCTGGTGATCGGCGAACGCTCCGCGTGGGGGCAGGGCTTCGGCACCGACACGACGCGGGTGCTCTGCCGGTACGCGTTCGCGACGCTCGGGCTGCACCGCGTCCACCTGTGGGTGTTCGCCGAGCACGCGGCCGCGGTCCGCGCGTACGAGAAGGCGGGGTTCGTGCGCGAGGGCGTGGCGCGGGACCGGTTCTGGAAGGGCGGCCGCTGGCACGACTGCCTGCTCATGGGCCGGCTCGCGACCGACCCCGAGCCGGCGCCGTGA
- a CDS encoding Rv2175c family DNA-binding protein: MDIEWATVPDIAEALGVEVTKVRQHLREGKLLAVRHGEGTPLRIPAAFVQDGQVVKHLPGVITLLRDARYEDTEAIAWLFADDGLPGSPIEALRENRGTEVKRRAQALGF; this comes from the coding sequence GTGGACATCGAATGGGCGACCGTGCCGGACATCGCCGAGGCGCTCGGCGTCGAGGTGACGAAGGTGCGCCAGCACCTGCGCGAGGGGAAGCTGCTCGCCGTGCGCCACGGCGAGGGGACGCCGTTGCGCATCCCGGCGGCGTTCGTGCAGGACGGGCAGGTGGTCAAGCACCTGCCGGGCGTCATCACGCTGCTGCGTGACGCGCGGTACGAGGACACCGAGGCCATCGCGTGGCTGTTCGCCGACGACGGCCTGCCGGGCTCGCCGATCGAGGCGTTGCGGGAGAACCGCGGCACCGAGGTCAAGCGCCGCGCCCAGGCGCTGGGCTTCTGA